One Sagittula stellata E-37 genomic window carries:
- a CDS encoding mechanosensitive ion channel family protein: MTWKTVEQWTTHLHPDKWSGALIILALFLLAGILLSHLLKRTIRLVVARDHDNRLDRMSIAFLSKVASAFVWIMILMLYAHMIPALDKLATALLASVSVASVVFGLAAQSTLSNFVAGFSLIFYRPFRLGDKLQINAPTGVETGIVEDVSLGYTMLKTYDNRRVIISNSSISSATMVNLSAREQRTMAVIPISIGYDSDIDAARALILEIASGLPQVEEVVGCPVTNLGASSVDFSLRVWCADSGVAAGVKNDVFEAVKKRFDAAGIEIPYAYQNVLIKEVSAALRQDARPETDAD, from the coding sequence ATGACCTGGAAAACGGTGGAGCAGTGGACGACGCATCTGCATCCGGACAAATGGTCGGGGGCGTTAATCATCCTCGCGCTCTTCCTTCTTGCCGGGATATTGCTGTCGCATCTGTTGAAACGGACCATCCGGCTCGTCGTCGCGCGCGACCACGACAATCGCCTCGACCGCATGTCCATCGCGTTTCTGTCGAAGGTGGCCAGCGCCTTTGTCTGGATCATGATCCTCATGCTCTACGCGCACATGATCCCGGCTCTGGACAAGCTTGCCACCGCTTTGCTGGCCAGCGTGTCGGTCGCATCGGTGGTCTTTGGCCTGGCCGCGCAATCGACCCTGTCGAATTTCGTCGCGGGCTTCAGCTTGATCTTCTACCGGCCGTTCCGGCTTGGCGACAAATTGCAGATCAATGCGCCGACCGGCGTCGAGACGGGCATCGTCGAGGACGTGTCGCTGGGCTACACGATGCTGAAGACCTACGACAATCGCCGGGTCATCATCTCGAATTCGTCGATTTCGAGTGCCACCATGGTCAATCTGTCGGCCCGTGAACAACGGACCATGGCGGTGATCCCGATCTCGATCGGCTACGATTCCGACATCGACGCGGCGCGTGCGTTGATCCTCGAAATCGCGTCCGGTCTTCCCCAGGTCGAGGAAGTCGTTGGCTGCCCCGTGACCAACCTCGGCGCGTCGAGCGTAGATTTCAGTCTGCGCGTCTGGTGCGCCGATTCCGGTGTTGCGGCAGGTGTGAAGAACGACGTGTTCGAAGCGGTGAAAAAGCGGTTCGACGCGGCCGGAATCGAGATTCCCTACGCCTACCAGAACGTCCTGATCAAGGAGGTGTCCGCGGCGCTCCGTCAGGACGCGCGGCCCGAAACGGACGCGGACTGA
- a CDS encoding 3-hydroxybutyrate dehydrogenase: MNLRDKVCIITGAASGIGHGIAKRYVADGAKVVIADLKLDAAQKAADELTAQGPGEAMAVEMDVTDEDQVNAGVAKVIDAWGRIDVLVSNAGVQIVHPLEDFPFNEWKKLLSIHLDGAFLTSKAVMPHMQKAGSGTIIFMGSVHSKEASPLKSAYVTAKHGLLGLARVISKEGAKHGIRANVICPGFVKTPLVEKQIPEQARDLGISEEEVVNKIMLGETVDQEFTTIEDVAEVAHVFAAFPTNALTGQSLVVSHGWYMN, from the coding sequence ATGAACCTCAGGGATAAGGTCTGCATCATCACCGGCGCGGCCAGCGGCATCGGCCACGGCATCGCCAAACGCTACGTCGCCGACGGCGCCAAGGTCGTCATCGCCGACCTGAAACTGGACGCCGCGCAGAAGGCGGCGGATGAGTTGACCGCCCAAGGCCCGGGCGAGGCGATGGCCGTCGAAATGGACGTCACCGACGAGGACCAGGTCAACGCCGGTGTCGCCAAGGTCATCGACGCATGGGGCCGGATCGACGTGCTGGTGTCGAACGCGGGCGTGCAGATCGTGCACCCGCTGGAAGACTTCCCGTTCAACGAATGGAAAAAGCTGCTGTCGATCCATCTCGACGGGGCCTTTCTGACCTCCAAGGCGGTGATGCCGCACATGCAGAAGGCCGGATCTGGCACGATCATCTTCATGGGCTCGGTCCATTCCAAGGAGGCCAGCCCTCTTAAATCCGCCTATGTGACTGCGAAACACGGGCTGCTGGGTCTGGCCCGTGTGATCTCGAAGGAGGGTGCCAAGCATGGCATCCGCGCCAACGTGATCTGCCCGGGCTTCGTCAAGACGCCGCTGGTCGAAAAGCAGATCCCGGAACAGGCGCGCGACCTTGGCATCTCGGAAGAGGAGGTCGTGAACAAGATTATGCTGGGCGAAACCGTCGACCAGGAGTTCACCACCATCGAGGATGTGGCCGAGGTGGCCCATGTCTTTGCGGCGTTCCCCACGAACGCCCTCACCGGTCAGTCGCTGGTCGTCAGCCACGGCTGGTACATGAACTGA
- a CDS encoding DUF3096 domain-containing protein, producing the protein MTTVVFLQPLLALISGVLILIFPRLLNYVIAGYLILFGLAGLFPQIFGA; encoded by the coding sequence ATGACAACGGTCGTCTTTCTTCAGCCGCTGCTGGCGCTGATCTCGGGCGTGCTGATCCTCATTTTTCCGAGGCTGCTCAACTACGTCATCGCCGGCTACCTGATCCTTTTCGGACTGGCCGGGCTGTTCCCGCAAATCTTCGGCGCCTGA
- the mprF gene encoding bifunctional lysylphosphatidylglycerol flippase/synthetase MprF yields MTVTEPPKVVSRALRVIEHPAVKFAIPVVIGIIAVIVLHKLASHVTWADVRSDLAAKDAWLLLAALACTGLSFTGIAIYDFLAMRAVAPKTMPAHVPMVAGAAGYAISGLLGVSYLTGTAVRYRAYSAFGLDLVKVTALVAVSWTGFLSGLVLLFGVLLTQHPAGLSAVIPIPPVIETALGSVLLAGYAGYLIWLASDRRRLKSGPYTVALPRSAQAAGLTMAGILDISGAALTLYVLLPADLVPNLPFFATVFIAAVILGILSHAPGGLGAFEATIIAGLGASGSSDVLASLVLYRLIYTVLPFAIAAFGLATAAALANRGRFQVTSSTLWRALKPVVPILAAALAMLAGIVLLVSGNLPAEGTRLELLRDVFPLGVVEASHLAGSLVGALLIVVAAGLYRKLYRAWLFAMALIGIGLVLSLAKGLDWVEALSMAATLATLGLLRPAFYRAEEISLFRLDRRWILSILVLAAAIFWIGLFAYDHVEYRNALWWQFSWNGDASRFLRASLVVAIVLAAVVVNSIINHRPPVREPRTIPDVVRNLVAQSEDTEANIALTGDKLFLVSEDETAFIAYADTGKSLIAKGDPVGDVTAGQALIWALRERAYRAGKRVAFYSVSPAYLPTYLDLGLSILKIGEVARVDLRGFTLDGSKRKDLRQARNRAARDGFVFAVIPRAELGAILPELRHISDAWLERKQGEEKGFSLGAFTEDYMRNFDVAVLRDPDGQIVAFANLFQGAERSELSLDLMRYLPEAPHFAMDALFAEMMLWGAAEGYRWMSLGAAPFSGVENRELAPLWNRIGGFIYEHGEHFYRFGGLRAYKEKFDPVWSPNYLACPGGLAAPQILYEVNVLVSGGLRGLMK; encoded by the coding sequence CGATTCCCGTCGTGATCGGCATCATTGCCGTGATCGTGCTGCACAAGCTGGCCAGCCATGTCACTTGGGCAGACGTGAGGTCCGACCTTGCGGCGAAGGATGCGTGGTTGCTTCTTGCGGCGCTTGCCTGCACCGGACTCAGCTTCACCGGGATCGCGATCTACGATTTCCTCGCCATGCGTGCCGTCGCTCCGAAAACCATGCCAGCCCATGTGCCGATGGTCGCCGGTGCGGCGGGCTACGCGATATCCGGCCTTCTCGGCGTTTCGTACCTGACGGGCACCGCCGTCCGCTACAGGGCCTATTCGGCCTTCGGTCTCGACCTCGTGAAGGTCACCGCCCTGGTCGCGGTTTCATGGACCGGTTTCCTGTCCGGTCTGGTTCTGCTGTTCGGCGTACTGCTGACACAGCATCCTGCGGGGTTGAGCGCGGTCATCCCGATTCCTCCGGTGATCGAGACCGCACTCGGGTCTGTCCTGCTTGCGGGATACGCCGGCTATCTGATCTGGCTGGCCAGCGACAGGAGGCGTCTGAAATCGGGGCCATACACCGTGGCTCTGCCGCGATCCGCGCAGGCTGCGGGCCTGACGATGGCGGGTATTCTCGATATCTCCGGCGCGGCCCTGACGCTCTACGTGCTGTTGCCTGCGGACCTCGTGCCCAACCTCCCATTCTTTGCGACCGTGTTCATCGCGGCGGTCATTCTGGGCATCCTCAGTCACGCCCCCGGCGGTCTGGGCGCGTTCGAGGCGACCATCATCGCCGGGCTTGGTGCCTCCGGCAGCTCCGACGTGCTTGCGTCGCTTGTGCTCTATCGCCTGATCTATACCGTGCTTCCCTTCGCCATCGCCGCCTTTGGCCTGGCCACTGCGGCGGCACTGGCCAACCGGGGACGGTTTCAGGTCACGTCGAGCACGCTTTGGCGCGCGCTGAAGCCCGTGGTGCCGATCCTCGCGGCGGCATTGGCGATGCTCGCGGGTATCGTCCTGCTCGTTTCGGGCAACCTGCCCGCCGAGGGCACCCGGCTGGAACTGCTGCGTGACGTGTTCCCGCTGGGCGTGGTCGAAGCGTCTCACCTGGCCGGAAGCCTCGTGGGGGCCTTGCTGATCGTCGTGGCGGCAGGCCTCTACCGCAAGCTCTACCGCGCCTGGCTTTTTGCCATGGCGCTCATCGGGATCGGGCTGGTCTTGTCGCTGGCCAAGGGGCTCGACTGGGTCGAAGCCCTTTCCATGGCGGCGACGCTGGCGACCTTGGGACTGCTGCGCCCCGCCTTCTACCGTGCCGAGGAGATATCGCTTTTCCGGCTCGACCGGCGCTGGATCCTCAGCATCCTTGTTCTGGCCGCGGCAATCTTCTGGATCGGCCTCTTTGCGTACGACCACGTCGAATACCGCAATGCGCTTTGGTGGCAGTTCAGCTGGAACGGCGACGCCTCGCGGTTCCTGAGGGCCAGCCTGGTCGTCGCGATCGTTCTGGCGGCGGTTGTCGTCAATTCCATCATCAACCATCGGCCACCGGTCCGCGAGCCGCGCACAATCCCAGACGTGGTGCGCAATCTGGTGGCGCAAAGCGAGGACACAGAGGCCAATATCGCCCTGACCGGGGACAAGCTGTTCCTGGTCTCGGAGGACGAGACCGCCTTCATCGCCTATGCGGACACCGGCAAGTCACTGATCGCCAAGGGCGATCCGGTCGGCGACGTGACCGCCGGCCAGGCCCTGATCTGGGCACTGCGGGAACGTGCCTATCGGGCCGGCAAGCGGGTGGCGTTCTATTCCGTATCTCCGGCCTACCTGCCGACCTACCTCGACCTGGGGCTGTCTATCCTCAAGATCGGAGAGGTGGCGCGCGTCGACCTTCGCGGCTTCACTCTGGACGGATCGAAGCGCAAGGACCTGCGGCAGGCCCGCAACCGGGCGGCGCGCGACGGTTTTGTCTTTGCCGTGATCCCGCGCGCCGAGCTGGGAGCGATCTTGCCCGAGCTGCGGCACATCTCGGATGCCTGGCTGGAACGCAAGCAGGGCGAGGAAAAGGGCTTTTCCCTCGGCGCCTTCACCGAAGACTACATGCGTAATTTCGACGTGGCCGTGCTGCGCGACCCGGACGGACAGATCGTGGCCTTTGCCAACCTCTTTCAGGGCGCAGAGCGCAGCGAGCTGTCTCTGGACCTGATGCGCTACCTGCCCGAGGCCCCGCATTTCGCCATGGACGCGCTCTTTGCGGAGATGATGCTCTGGGGCGCGGCCGAGGGCTATCGCTGGATGTCGCTGGGGGCCGCGCCTTTCTCGGGTGTCGAAAACCGCGAGTTGGCGCCGCTCTGGAACCGCATCGGCGGGTTCATCTACGAACATGGCGAGCATTTTTACCGGTTCGGCGGCCTGCGCGCCTACAAGGAAAAGTTCGACCCGGTCTGGTCGCCGAATTACCTCGCCTGCCCAGGCGGTCTGGCGGCGCCGCAGATCCTGTACGAGGTCAATGTGCTGGTGTCCGGCGGACTGCGCGGACTGATGAAATAG
- a CDS encoding DHA2 family efflux MFS transporter permease subunit: MNAAANTPEAPRGAAPKAVRWTIVLAVVLTAVLEVLDSTIVNVALPQIQAAFGITNDQTVWILTSYIVASVVVMPLTGFFVRMVGRRRLITSAIVGFAAFSALCGLSWSVEVMVACRLGQGIFGAFLIPLSQSILFDSFPKEKRGQAMAFFGLGVVVAPVLGPTIGALLTEYFSWRAVFYVNLPIAAFALTMMTGELKSEDTHRIKVDWTGLALMVGAIASLQLMLDLGETRDWFASKLIQVAAITMIACATTFVLRGRGKTNNIIDFSLFRDRSFAGANVAILGFGVAMFGSIAILPLFVQGLLGYPVLDAGFLFIPRGIAGGISMVLTGSVLVSRFDPRKLLAVGLIMTGMGNILLGQLNLNAGFWNLAWPGVVSGLGMGLFFVPMSTLAFQNIGPDKQDEASGIYGVTRSLGSSVGIALVGWQVASRMQFHYATLSAGITPFDAAARAWLAPLGLDPSSAAGAAQIAGQIQQQASLLAFQDAFWLTGVAAFLMLPVVLILQRPKATAAPAMAH, translated from the coding sequence ATGAATGCCGCCGCCAATACGCCCGAGGCCCCGCGCGGTGCGGCACCCAAGGCCGTGCGCTGGACAATCGTGCTGGCCGTGGTGCTGACGGCGGTTCTGGAGGTGCTCGACAGCACCATCGTCAACGTGGCGCTGCCGCAGATCCAGGCCGCTTTCGGGATCACCAACGACCAGACTGTGTGGATCCTGACCAGCTATATCGTCGCGTCCGTTGTTGTCATGCCTTTGACAGGGTTCTTTGTCCGCATGGTCGGGCGGCGGCGGCTGATCACTTCGGCCATCGTCGGCTTTGCCGCCTTCTCCGCGCTTTGCGGCCTGTCGTGGAGCGTCGAGGTCATGGTCGCCTGCCGCCTTGGTCAGGGCATCTTTGGCGCCTTCCTGATCCCGCTGTCGCAATCCATCCTGTTCGACAGTTTCCCGAAGGAAAAGCGCGGGCAGGCCATGGCCTTTTTCGGCCTGGGCGTCGTCGTGGCGCCGGTATTGGGCCCGACCATCGGGGCGCTTCTGACCGAGTATTTCTCGTGGCGCGCGGTGTTTTACGTCAACCTGCCCATCGCGGCCTTTGCCCTGACCATGATGACGGGCGAACTCAAGTCCGAGGACACACACCGGATCAAGGTGGACTGGACCGGGCTGGCGCTGATGGTGGGGGCCATCGCGTCGCTGCAACTGATGCTTGACCTGGGCGAGACCCGCGACTGGTTCGCCTCGAAGCTCATTCAGGTCGCCGCGATCACCATGATCGCCTGCGCCACCACCTTTGTCCTGCGTGGCCGCGGCAAGACCAACAACATCATCGACTTCTCGCTCTTCCGCGACCGCAGCTTTGCGGGTGCCAACGTAGCAATCTTGGGGTTCGGCGTGGCGATGTTCGGGTCCATCGCGATCCTGCCGCTGTTTGTGCAGGGCCTGCTGGGCTATCCGGTGCTGGATGCGGGGTTCCTCTTCATCCCGCGCGGGATCGCGGGGGGTATTTCGATGGTGCTGACGGGATCGGTGCTGGTCTCGCGTTTCGACCCGCGCAAGCTGCTGGCGGTCGGGCTGATCATGACGGGAATGGGCAACATCCTGCTGGGGCAGCTCAACCTCAATGCCGGCTTCTGGAACCTCGCGTGGCCGGGTGTCGTCTCGGGCCTTGGCATGGGGCTTTTCTTCGTTCCGATGTCGACGCTGGCTTTCCAGAACATCGGGCCGGACAAGCAGGACGAGGCTTCGGGCATCTACGGCGTGACGCGATCGCTTGGGTCCTCTGTCGGCATCGCGCTTGTGGGCTGGCAGGTCGCAAGCCGGATGCAGTTTCACTACGCGACTCTGTCGGCGGGGATCACGCCCTTCGACGCGGCGGCGCGGGCATGGCTGGCGCCTCTGGGCCTCGATCCGTCCTCCGCCGCAGGGGCGGCCCAGATCGCCGGACAGATCCAGCAGCAGGCGAGCCTTCTGGCGTTTCAGGACGCTTTCTGGCTGACCGGTGTCGCGGCCTTCCTGATGCTGCCCGTGGTGCTAATCCTCCAACGGCCAAAGGCCACGGCCGCCCCAGCCATGGCGCACTGA
- a CDS encoding DUF1269 domain-containing protein — protein sequence MSELIVIGYETPDKAEEARAELMKMTREYLVDVADAVVAVADDKGNIKLNQMVNMWTAGATGGAFWGLLVGMLFFNPLLGVAVGAGAGALSGALTDYGINDDFMKEVGGVLQPGQAALFMMVRTMASDKVIERLGEHGGRVLRTNLDTDAENHLRRAFDEAHKAEVDAQAPEQA from the coding sequence ATGTCCGAACTCATCGTCATCGGGTACGAAACACCTGATAAAGCGGAAGAAGCCCGCGCCGAGCTGATGAAAATGACCCGCGAATACCTGGTCGACGTGGCCGACGCCGTTGTCGCCGTTGCGGACGACAAGGGAAACATCAAGCTCAACCAGATGGTCAACATGTGGACGGCCGGGGCAACCGGCGGGGCCTTCTGGGGACTGCTGGTCGGCATGCTCTTCTTCAACCCGCTTCTTGGGGTGGCCGTGGGGGCAGGGGCCGGGGCACTGTCCGGCGCGCTCACCGATTACGGCATCAACGACGACTTCATGAAAGAGGTGGGCGGTGTCCTGCAACCGGGACAGGCGGCGCTCTTCATGATGGTGCGGACCATGGCTTCGGACAAGGTCATCGAGCGGCTTGGCGAACACGGCGGCCGGGTTCTGCGGACCAACCTCGACACCGATGCGGAAAACCACCTGCGCCGTGCCTTCGATGAGGCGCACAAGGCCGAGGTCGACGCGCAGGCGCCGGAACAGGCATGA
- the cls gene encoding cardiolipin synthase, translating into MVATVLLALHLLILTGFTLRILLRDNLSPQARLAWFIVLSALPYVGTAIYFLFGEIDPGKRADMRHKEVFGQIRTKASHLMGAPGDTERLIDPLYRPAFRYAGSINGFHPVAGNSAALMADAADTNAHLIADIDAAQSHVHVLYYIWLDDGTGTDVARALIRAAQRGVTCRAMADGLGSRALIKSSLWQQMKDAGVQMAVALPLDHPIRTLMTSRIDLRNHRKITVIDGQVTYCGSRNSADPEFRVKARYAPWVDIMLRLKGPIVAQNELLFLSDWMQATGEAFDDFVVAEHDTQGGFPAQVIGDGPTERRGATPQLFSGLIACAQETLTLSTPYFVPDATVLDALCSAAHRGVEVTLIFPKVNDSWIVAAASRSYYRRLLSAGCRIHEFKGGLLHAKTLTIDSKVTLIGSSNLDLRSFDLNYENNILLQDAGVTGAVQERQSAYVARSDLITLDLVAAWPPHRRIWNNVIATIGPVL; encoded by the coding sequence ATGGTCGCAACGGTCCTGCTTGCGCTTCATCTGTTGATCCTCACAGGCTTCACGCTCCGTATTCTTCTGCGCGACAACCTGTCGCCGCAGGCGCGCCTGGCGTGGTTCATCGTCCTTTCGGCGCTGCCCTACGTCGGAACCGCCATCTATTTCCTGTTCGGCGAAATCGACCCCGGCAAGCGTGCGGACATGCGCCACAAGGAGGTCTTCGGCCAGATCCGCACGAAGGCGTCACATCTCATGGGCGCGCCCGGCGATACGGAGCGACTGATCGATCCGCTCTACAGGCCTGCATTCCGGTATGCGGGGTCCATCAACGGTTTCCATCCGGTCGCTGGGAACAGCGCGGCCTTGATGGCGGACGCCGCTGACACGAACGCGCATCTCATTGCCGATATCGACGCGGCACAAAGCCATGTGCACGTGCTCTATTACATCTGGCTGGACGACGGGACCGGCACGGATGTGGCGCGGGCGCTGATCCGTGCCGCACAGCGTGGCGTCACCTGTCGGGCCATGGCCGATGGCCTCGGATCGCGCGCCCTGATCAAGTCGTCCCTCTGGCAGCAGATGAAGGATGCAGGCGTTCAGATGGCGGTGGCCCTGCCTCTCGATCATCCGATCCGCACCTTGATGACCAGTCGCATTGACCTGCGGAACCACCGCAAGATCACCGTCATCGACGGCCAGGTCACCTATTGCGGCAGCCGAAACTCCGCCGATCCGGAGTTTCGGGTGAAAGCCAGGTATGCGCCCTGGGTGGATATCATGCTGCGCCTGAAAGGACCCATCGTCGCCCAGAACGAATTGTTGTTCCTCAGCGACTGGATGCAGGCCACGGGCGAGGCCTTCGATGACTTCGTTGTCGCGGAACACGACACACAGGGCGGCTTTCCCGCGCAAGTGATCGGAGACGGCCCGACCGAACGGCGGGGGGCCACGCCGCAGCTGTTCTCGGGACTCATCGCCTGCGCGCAGGAGACCCTGACGTTGTCGACCCCCTACTTCGTACCTGACGCCACCGTGCTGGATGCGCTGTGCTCCGCGGCGCATCGCGGGGTCGAGGTCACGCTGATCTTTCCCAAGGTGAACGACAGCTGGATCGTCGCGGCGGCGAGCCGAAGCTACTACCGCAGACTGTTGTCCGCGGGGTGCCGGATTCACGAGTTCAAGGGCGGCCTCCTGCATGCCAAGACCTTGACCATTGACAGCAAGGTAACACTCATCGGGTCGTCGAACCTCGACCTGCGCAGCTTCGATCTGAACTACGAGAACAATATCCTTTTGCAGGATGCAGGCGTGACCGGTGCCGTGCAGGAGCGCCAGAGCGCCTATGTCGCGCGGTCCGACCTGATAACGCTCGATCTGGTCGCCGCGTGGCCGCCGCACAGGCGCATCTGGAACAATGTCATAGCCACGATCGGTCCGGTCCTCTGA
- a CDS encoding cytochrome b/b6 domain-containing protein, which produces MQAERQSDAMRHASRHNLPTRLVHAGLAVAVVTQLVVSLVMKPAEDGHAGNLWYEIHEYGGLAAFALIVLFWIVLTARKRGTPSGLLFPWFSGARLSALWSDIKRHGAALRQFRLPPHDDASPLASAVHGLGILLITAMAGSGTLYYFVGAGNPDAGGLVGLAMFVHKALANLAWAYLIGHVSLAVLQHLSTDFNLREMWSFRSASNKEASK; this is translated from the coding sequence ATGCAAGCTGAACGCCAATCCGACGCTATGCGCCACGCTTCTCGACACAATCTGCCGACACGACTGGTTCATGCCGGGTTGGCTGTGGCCGTCGTGACCCAGCTTGTGGTCAGCCTGGTGATGAAGCCCGCCGAGGACGGACATGCCGGTAACCTCTGGTACGAGATCCACGAATATGGCGGCCTTGCCGCCTTTGCCCTGATCGTGCTGTTCTGGATCGTTCTGACGGCCCGCAAGCGCGGCACGCCGTCGGGCCTGTTGTTCCCTTGGTTCTCGGGCGCACGTCTCTCGGCGCTCTGGTCCGACATCAAGCGCCACGGCGCGGCGCTGCGCCAATTCCGTCTGCCGCCGCATGACGACGCCAGCCCGCTTGCAAGCGCCGTGCATGGCCTGGGCATCCTGCTGATCACCGCGATGGCGGGGTCGGGCACGCTTTATTACTTCGTCGGAGCCGGCAACCCCGATGCTGGCGGCTTGGTGGGCCTTGCCATGTTCGTCCATAAAGCGCTGGCGAACCTCGCCTGGGCCTACCTGATCGGCCACGTCAGCTTGGCCGTCCTCCAACACCTCTCCACCGATTTCAACCTGCGCGAGATGTGGTCTTTCCGCTCCGCGTCTAACAAGGAAGCAAGCAAATGA
- a CDS encoding YidH family protein, translated as MIVNFDTHAANERTFLAWVRTAVAIVGFGLAAARLGARPVPPWSSYLLFATGGAVVIIAWLRMRHVRKRIDAQDRLPDDDGPAEAFLLLLVMALFLLLGSFAVHVAP; from the coding sequence ATGATCGTCAATTTCGACACACATGCCGCCAACGAACGAACGTTTCTGGCTTGGGTGCGCACCGCCGTGGCCATCGTCGGCTTTGGCCTCGCGGCGGCGCGGCTGGGGGCGCGGCCAGTGCCGCCGTGGTCCAGCTATCTGCTCTTTGCCACCGGGGGCGCGGTCGTGATCATCGCCTGGCTACGGATGCGGCATGTGCGCAAACGCATCGACGCGCAGGACAGGCTGCCCGACGACGACGGCCCTGCCGAAGCCTTTTTGCTGTTGCTTGTCATGGCGCTGTTCCTCTTGCTCGGAAGCTTCGCCGTCCATGTTGCGCCTTGA
- a CDS encoding HlyD family secretion protein, producing the protein MKHLKLIILAVAVVAAGGGLWLWWQHETIHPSTDDAYLKANVLTIAPQVGGAVETVAVTENQHVKAGDLLFQIDTNDLAAQVAAAQASYDAAVQQTKASITDLSSVSAQVDSARAALTDAQDSYDRTASLFKKGDVAKAALDQATTTRDQANAALDSAQSALASARERAGQAGDDNPAVRAAKAQLTLAQINLARAKVTAPVPGWVSNLDLRPGALVSPGMAVFSLVEDGDWWIDANFKETDLARLRPGQPVTVDIDMYPGLSLDGTVKSLGAGSGSVFSLLPPQNASGNWVKVTQRFPVRIALDTRPDDPAMQLRVGASTSVTVDTSGLDNAK; encoded by the coding sequence ATGAAACATTTGAAACTGATCATTCTCGCTGTCGCCGTCGTCGCTGCCGGAGGCGGACTGTGGCTCTGGTGGCAGCACGAAACCATCCACCCCTCGACCGACGACGCCTACCTCAAGGCCAATGTGCTGACCATCGCCCCCCAGGTCGGTGGCGCGGTCGAGACCGTCGCGGTCACGGAAAACCAGCATGTGAAGGCCGGTGACCTGCTGTTCCAGATCGACACCAACGATCTGGCCGCTCAGGTCGCTGCGGCGCAGGCCAGTTACGATGCCGCCGTCCAGCAGACCAAGGCGTCGATCACCGATCTGTCCTCGGTCTCGGCCCAGGTCGACAGCGCGCGGGCGGCGCTGACCGATGCGCAGGACAGCTATGACCGGACGGCGTCTCTGTTCAAGAAGGGCGACGTGGCGAAAGCGGCGCTGGATCAGGCCACCACGACGCGCGATCAGGCCAATGCGGCGCTCGACAGCGCGCAATCGGCATTGGCCTCGGCCCGCGAACGCGCCGGGCAAGCCGGTGACGACAACCCGGCGGTGCGCGCGGCCAAGGCGCAGTTGACACTCGCGCAGATCAACCTCGCCCGGGCAAAGGTCACCGCCCCGGTGCCGGGCTGGGTCTCGAACCTCGACCTCCGGCCCGGTGCTCTGGTGTCGCCGGGAATGGCGGTGTTTTCCTTGGTCGAGGACGGCGACTGGTGGATCGACGCGAATTTCAAGGAAACCGATCTGGCGCGCCTGCGCCCCGGCCAGCCGGTGACCGTCGACATCGACATGTACCCGGGTCTGTCGCTTGACGGCACAGTCAAGAGCCTGGGCGCCGGGTCGGGGTCGGTGTTTTCCCTGCTGCCACCGCAGAACGCCAGCGGCAACTGGGTCAAGGTCACTCAACGCTTTCCGGTGCGCATCGCGCTGGACACCCGTCCGGACGATCCGGCGATGCAGCTGCGCGTGGGCGCAAGCACCAGCGTGACCGTCGATACATCCGGTTTGGACAACGCGAAATGA
- a CDS encoding acetoacetate decarboxylase — translation MKSSDVVANAFAMPLTSPSYPKGPYKFVNREFLTITYRTDMEALRRVVPEPLEIPEPLVKYEFIRMPDSTGFGDYTESGQVIPVTLDGVAGGYVHSMFLNDDAPIAGGREIWGFPKKLADPALRVEKDTLVGTLDVGSVRVATGTMGYKHRELDHDKVLKGFEAPNFMLKIIPHVDCTPRICELVRYYTLDVTLKGAWEGPAGLELHQHALAPVSDLPVLEVVSAVHLMTDLTLGLGEVVHDYLQPKG, via the coding sequence ATGAAATCCTCTGATGTCGTCGCAAACGCCTTTGCCATGCCGCTTACCAGCCCGTCCTATCCAAAGGGGCCTTACAAGTTCGTCAACCGGGAATTCCTGACGATCACCTACCGCACCGATATGGAGGCCCTTCGCCGCGTGGTGCCCGAGCCGCTGGAGATCCCCGAGCCGCTGGTGAAATACGAGTTCATCCGCATGCCCGACTCGACCGGTTTCGGTGACTACACCGAAAGCGGACAGGTGATCCCGGTCACGCTGGACGGCGTCGCGGGCGGCTATGTCCACTCGATGTTCCTCAACGACGACGCGCCCATTGCTGGAGGGCGCGAGATCTGGGGCTTCCCGAAGAAGCTCGCCGATCCGGCGCTGAGGGTCGAGAAAGACACGTTGGTCGGTACGCTGGACGTCGGCTCTGTTCGGGTGGCGACCGGCACGATGGGCTACAAGCACCGCGAGCTGGACCATGACAAGGTGCTCAAGGGCTTCGAAGCGCCGAACTTCATGCTCAAGATCATCCCGCATGTCGATTGCACGCCGCGCATCTGCGAGTTGGTCCGCTATTACACGCTGGACGTGACCCTCAAGGGCGCCTGGGAAGGCCCCGCCGGGCTGGAACTGCACCAGCACGCGCTGGCCCCGGTCTCTGACTTGCCGGTGCTGGAGGTCGTTTCCGCCGTCCACCTGATGACCGACCTGACGCTCGGACTGGGCGAGGTGGTCCACGATTACCTGCAGCCGAAAGGATAA